The Tenrec ecaudatus isolate mTenEca1 chromosome 6, mTenEca1.hap1, whole genome shotgun sequence genome has a window encoding:
- the MIURF gene encoding mitochondrial ribosome and complex I assembly factor AltMIEF1, producing the protein MATWSREAVLSLYRALLRQGRELRYTDRDFYLASIRREFRKNQQLTDPEARAWQLEKGLVFLRSKLGGIV; encoded by the coding sequence ATGGCCACCTGGAGCCGAGAGGCAGTGCTGAGTCTCTACCGGGCTCTCCTGCGCCAGGGCCGGGAGCTTCGATACACTGACCGAGACTTCTACCTTGCCTCCATCCGCCGCGAGTTCCGGAAAAATCAGCAGCTCACGGACCCTGAGGCCCGGGCGTGGCAGCTGGAGAAGGGCCTGGTTTTCCTCCGCAGCAAACTGGGGGGCATTGTCTAG